A genomic segment from Blastococcus sp. PRF04-17 encodes:
- a CDS encoding NuoB/complex I 20 kDa subunit family protein, whose product MGLEEKLPSGVLLTSVEKLVNWTRKSSLWPATFGLACCAIEMMASGAGRYDLARFGMEVFRASPRQADLMIVAGRVSQKMAPVLRQIYDQMPEPRWVLAMGVCASSGGMFNNYAIVQGVDHIVPVDMYLPGCPPRPEMLMDAILKLHHKIQHEPLGPKRARALARAEEDGTAKDLHVEMPSTVRVDKKARRAYEQAAAEGRAGQFAIEQRGGNAVLLPEERPTGLGKAWR is encoded by the coding sequence ATGGGACTCGAGGAGAAGCTGCCCAGCGGGGTGCTGCTGACCAGCGTCGAGAAGCTGGTCAACTGGACGCGCAAGTCCTCCCTGTGGCCGGCGACGTTCGGCCTGGCCTGCTGCGCCATCGAGATGATGGCGTCGGGCGCCGGGCGCTACGACCTGGCCCGCTTCGGCATGGAGGTCTTCCGCGCCTCGCCGCGCCAGGCCGACCTGATGATCGTCGCGGGGCGGGTCAGCCAGAAGATGGCGCCGGTCCTGCGGCAGATCTACGACCAGATGCCCGAGCCGCGCTGGGTGCTGGCGATGGGCGTCTGCGCCAGCTCCGGAGGCATGTTCAACAACTACGCGATCGTCCAGGGCGTCGACCACATCGTGCCCGTGGACATGTACCTCCCCGGTTGCCCGCCGCGACCGGAGATGCTGATGGACGCGATCCTCAAGCTGCACCACAAGATCCAGCACGAGCCCCTCGGACCGAAGCGTGCGCGCGCCCTCGCGCGGGCCGAGGAGGACGGCACCGCGAAGGACCTCCACGTGGAGATGCCGTCGACGGTGCGCGTCGACAAGAAGGCCCGCCGTGCCTACGAGCAGGCGGCGGCCGAGGGGCGCGCCGGCCAGTTCGCCATCGAGCAGCGCGGCGGCAACGCGGTGCTGCTGCCGGAGGAGCGGCCGACCGGCCTCGGGAAGGCCTGGCGATGA
- a CDS encoding NADH-quinone oxidoreductase subunit C produces MSNDGGSNVVPGREEAGYDDATASSGGFRKGAFGVSGSGDTSGFGGLVRVEPGGAVALHSTDRPYGGYFDEVTDALIEAVGEATYTAAVQRVLVDRGEITYFVAREHLLTLVRALRDDDALRFELLSSLSGVDYLDSGGPAITPGRPRLHVVYHLTSMTYRRRIRLEVAVTAEDPHVPSVVAVYPTADWHERETWDMFGVVFDGHPALTRILMPDDWDGHPQRKDYPLGGVPVEYHDATIPPPDTRRAYR; encoded by the coding sequence ATGAGCAACGACGGCGGCTCCAACGTCGTCCCGGGTCGTGAGGAGGCCGGGTACGACGACGCCACCGCGTCCTCGGGGGGCTTCCGCAAGGGCGCGTTCGGCGTCAGCGGCAGCGGTGACACCTCCGGCTTCGGCGGGCTGGTGCGGGTCGAGCCGGGTGGTGCGGTGGCGCTGCACTCCACCGACCGGCCCTACGGCGGCTACTTCGACGAGGTGACCGACGCGCTGATCGAGGCCGTCGGCGAGGCCACCTACACCGCCGCCGTGCAGCGGGTGCTCGTGGACCGCGGCGAGATCACCTACTTCGTCGCCCGCGAGCACCTGCTGACGCTGGTCCGGGCGCTGCGCGACGACGACGCGCTGCGCTTCGAGCTGCTCAGCAGCCTCTCGGGCGTCGACTACCTCGACAGTGGCGGCCCGGCGATCACGCCCGGCCGACCGCGCCTGCACGTCGTCTACCACCTGACCTCGATGACCTACCGCCGGCGCATCCGGCTGGAGGTCGCGGTCACCGCGGAGGACCCGCACGTGCCTTCGGTGGTCGCGGTCTACCCCACGGCGGACTGGCACGAGCGCGAGACCTGGGACATGTTCGGCGTCGTCTTCGACGGCCACCCGGCGCTCACCCGCATCCTCATGCCCGACGACTGGGACGGGCACCCGCAGCGCAAGGACTACCCGCTCGGCGGCGTCCCCGTCGAGTACCACGACGCGACCATCCCGCCGCCCGACACCCGGAGGGCGTACCGATGA
- a CDS encoding NADH-quinone oxidoreductase subunit A, producing MLSNYVPIVGLFALAAGFALFSVTLAPFVGPRRYNRAKLDAYECGIEPTDQPLTGGRFPVKYYLTAMLFIVFDIEIVFLYPWAVANDALGLWGLVAMVVFIGTVFLAFAYEWRRGGLEWD from the coding sequence ATGCTGTCGAACTACGTCCCGATCGTCGGGCTCTTCGCGCTGGCTGCCGGCTTCGCGTTGTTCTCGGTGACGCTGGCGCCCTTCGTGGGTCCGCGGCGCTACAACCGGGCCAAGCTCGACGCCTACGAGTGCGGGATCGAGCCGACCGACCAGCCGTTGACCGGCGGGCGCTTCCCGGTCAAGTACTACCTGACGGCGATGCTCTTCATCGTCTTCGACATCGAGATCGTCTTCCTCTACCCCTGGGCCGTCGCCAACGACGCGCTCGGGCTCTGGGGTCTGGTCGCGATGGTCGTCTTCATCGGCACGGTCTTCCTCGCCTTCGCCTACGAGTGGCGGCGCGGCGGGCTGGAGTGGGACTAG